One window of the Dreissena polymorpha isolate Duluth1 chromosome 5, UMN_Dpol_1.0, whole genome shotgun sequence genome contains the following:
- the LOC127881343 gene encoding uncharacterized protein LOC127881343 isoform X1 — translation MCSLLCCRFESLVYTWKKISTSVTHLYKSKRARCRAVQMCFLEGAPKPFTAGRVFSTTRRVRFTTRRAVTTRRLCGNNTTKNCTARRAVTERRLNMQHKTKNANIQTLMWTPSSQYIRVAYSCDKTVGPSHR, via the exons atgtgttctttactttgttgcagattcgagtcactggtttacacatggaagaagatttccaccTCTGTGACACATCTTTACAAAAGCAAG AGGGCCAGATGTCGAGCAGTACAGATGTGTTTCTTGGAGGGAGCTCCCAAACC ctttactgctggacgagtgttctctactactagacgtgtcaggtttactaccaggcgagcagtgacaacaaggcgcctttgtggaaacaacacaacaaaaaa ctgtactgctagacgagcagtgacagaaaggcgcctgaacatgcaacacaaaacaaaaaa tgccaatatccaaaccttgatgtggacaccgagtagtcaatacatacgtgtggcgtatagctgcgacaaaaccgtgggtccatcgcaccgataa
- the LOC127881343 gene encoding uncharacterized protein LOC127881343 isoform X2 has protein sequence MCFLEGAPKPFTAGRVFSTTRRVRFTTRRAVTTRRLCGNNTTKNCTARRAVTERRLNMQHKTKNANIQTLMWTPSSQYIRVAYSCDKTVGPSHR, from the exons ATGTGTTTCTTGGAGGGAGCTCCCAAACC ctttactgctggacgagtgttctctactactagacgtgtcaggtttactaccaggcgagcagtgacaacaaggcgcctttgtggaaacaacacaacaaaaaa ctgtactgctagacgagcagtgacagaaaggcgcctgaacatgcaacacaaaacaaaaaa tgccaatatccaaaccttgatgtggacaccgagtagtcaatacatacgtgtggcgtatagctgcgacaaaaccgtgggtccatcgcaccgataa